A genome region from Panicum virgatum strain AP13 chromosome 4K, P.virgatum_v5, whole genome shotgun sequence includes the following:
- the LOC120705144 gene encoding uncharacterized protein LOC120705144 has protein sequence MDDKAKDAAALPAAPAMDGKNLLPVSTGDTRRRRGMHAPFPAVLLVCLWSLVSAGLCTTMAAIFNSDDQTDCPTPIVNKSLWWSECYELTGSNDVAARALLHGLTRGSVPQAALAVLALLLAARRRVARRALALATLAVTVTNHCMLAWFAGLLFVGTSGDALGILLVAVVGAYVFLAAVLALFFFVALVLGGDIVD, from the exons ATGGACGACAAGGCCAAGGATGCCGCCGCGTTGCCAGCAGCGCCAGCCATGGACGGCAAGAACCTGCTCCCCGTGTCCACCGGGGacacacgccgccgccgaggaatgCATGCTCCGTTCCCGGCCGTGCTGCTCGTCTGCCTGTGGTCGCTCGTCAGCGCAGGTCTCTGCACCACCATGGCTGCCATCTTCAACAGCGACGACCAGACTGACTGCCCCACCCCCATCGTCAACAAG TCGTTGTGGTGGTCCGAGTGCTACGAGCTGACGGGCTCCAACGAcgtggccgcgcgcgcgctcctCCACGGGCTCACGCGGGGCAGCGTCCCCCAGGCGGCCCTGGCggtgctggcgctgctgctcgcggcccgccgccgcgtcgcccgcCGGGCCCTCGCCCTGGCCACGCTTGCGGTCACCGTCACCAACCACTGCATGCTCGCCTGGttcgccggcctcctcttcgtcGGCACCTCGGGAGACGCCCTCGgcatcctcctcgtcgccgtcgtcggagcCTACGTCTTCCTGGCTGCGGTGTTGGCCCTGTTCTTCTTCGTCGCCCTCGTCCTGGGAGGGGACATCGTGGACTAG